One Prunus dulcis chromosome 8, ALMONDv2, whole genome shotgun sequence DNA window includes the following coding sequences:
- the LOC117636383 gene encoding probable inactive patatin-like protein 9: MELSKVTLEIFTKLEQKWLSHCETTKKTRILSIDGGGTTGIVSGAALIHLEDQIRLKTGDSHAQISDFFDLIAGTGIGAVLAAMLVADDGSGHPLYTAREAVNSIAGKNSDLFKVRLAGVFRRRRRYSGSSMDKALTELLTREDGKVLTLKDTCKPLLIPCYDMKSSAPFVFSRADASESPSFNFELWKVCRATSATPSVFKPFSLSSEDGKTSCSAVDGGLVMNNPTAAAVTHVLNNKRDFPSVNGVEDLLVLSLGNGPLTGGKSQSNGESSVVDIVLDGVSETIDQMVGNAFCWNRTDYVRIQAFGLGSEGVVGPRSEEEVKVLKERGVESLPFGGKRLLTETNGDRIEGFVQRLVACGRSSLPPSPCKDSAVSPLSNGH; this comes from the exons ATGGAGCTAAGTAAGGTCACCTTAGAGATCTTCACGAAGCTTGAGCAGAAATGGCTCTCTCACTGCGAAACCACAAAGAAGACTCGGATTCTCAGCATTGATGGCGGCGGAACCACCGGCATTGTCTCCGGAGCAGCCTTGATCCACCTCGAGGATCAGATCCGCCTCAAGACCGGCGATTCTCACGCTCAAATCTCCGATTTCTTCGACCTCATTGCCGGAACCGGTATCGGAGCCGTCCTCGCCGCCATGCTTGTCGCCGACGACGGCTCCGGCCATCCTCTCTATACCGCCAGAGAAGCTGTGAACTCCATCGCAGGGAAAAACTCCGACTTGTTCAAGGTCAGGCTAGCTGGAGTTTTCCGCCGTCGCCGGAGATACTCAGGCAGCAGCATGGACAAGGCGTTGACCGAGTTGTTGACTAGGGAGGACGGCAAGGTCTTGACTCTCAAGGACACGTGTAAGCCTCTCCTGATTCCCTGCTACGACATGAAGAGCTCGGCCCCTTTCGTCTTCTCCCGAGCCGACGCCTCCGAGTCGCCGAGTTTCAACTTCGAGTTGTGGAAAGTCTGCCGCGCTACGTCAGCAACGCCAAGCGTCTTCAAGCCGTTCAGCCTGAGCTCCGAAGACGGAAAGACGTCGTGCTCGGCCGTGGACGGGGGTCTGGTGATGAACAATCCGACGGCGGCGGCTGTGACGCACGTGCTCAACAACAAGCGCGACTTCCCCTCCGTCAACGGTGTCGAGGACTTGCTGGTTTTGTCGTTAGGCAACGGCCCCTTAACCGGAGGTAAATCCCAAAGTAACGGCGAGTCGTCGGTCGTTGACATTGTGCTTGACGGAGTTTCCGAGACCATTGACCAAATGGTGGGGAACGCCTTCTGCTGGAACCGTACGGATTACGTGAGAATTCAg GCTTTCGGATTGGGCAGCGAAGGGGTTGTGGGCCCTAGATCGGAGGAGGAAGTGAAGGTGTTGAAGGAGAGAGGGGTGGAGTCGTTACCGTTTGGCGGGAAGCGGTTATTGACGGAGACAAACGGAGATAGAATCGAGGGTTTCGTGCAACGCCTCGTGGCTTGTGGAAGAAGCAGTCTGCCACCTAGTCCCTGCAAGGATTCCGCCGTTAGCCCTCTCTCTAACGGCCATTAG